Genomic segment of Aquarana catesbeiana isolate 2022-GZ linkage group LG02, ASM4218655v1, whole genome shotgun sequence:
caggtctttatggaccttgctttctgcactggtttAAATCATTTGgtagggggggttatggtgtggggttgtttttcaggggttgggcttggccccttagttccagtgaagggaactcttaaggcaacagcctaccaagacattttggacaatttaatgttcccaactttgtaggaacagtttggggatggccccttcctgttgcaacatgactgctcaccagtgcacaaagcaaggtccataaagacatggattagcgagtttggggtggaggaagttgactgttcccacaaagttgggagcatgaaattgtccaaaatgtcttggtaggctgatgccttaagagttcccctcctgggaactaaggggccaagccctaccctgaaaaacaaccccacatcataatccccctccaccaaatgatttgaaccagtgcacaaagcaaggtccataaagacatagatgagccagtttgaggtgaaggaacttgactggcctgcacagagtcctgacctcaacccaatagcacACCCTTGGGATaacttagagcggagactgcaagccaggcctacttgtccaacatcagtgacttacctcacaaatgagcttctggaagaatggtcaaacgttcccatagacacactgctgaaccttgtggacagccttcccagaagacagccttccctgtcctcaaggagcttagaatctaaggttcctaactcacattcatacatactacggccaatttagacagcagccaattaacctacctcAACCACATCGGTTCTAAAGCATTAAACCCCCATTTAGTCCTTGTCTGCAGTTATAGTACAGCTGCATACACGTTGAATATAAACAGAGACGTATTTACATTGGCCTCAACTTGTGGTGATAGCTTACAGATGCAGAAAAGGGAAGTTAACAGGTTATATCTGCAAATTTGTTTTGTATCCCTGGATATAATTAAACATACTTGTGTGTTTTAAAATAGGAGCTGTTATTCTCTATGAATGAGATTTTTAAATTGACCCGAGCgattattttatttcaatatgagATGCTAGCCTTTCACTCTCTGGAATACTTTAAACcagacattctcaaccagggttcctccagagactgTTTGACCTCTCATCCGATGGTGTCTGGAAAGTTCAGGGTCTAATGCCACACCACATCAGAGCCAGAGCCACCCTAAAAATTATTTTGAGGGTTCTTCTTGGGTAAAAAGTTATAGATAGGTGGATTTAAACATTTGAGGTCAAATAAATGCAGCCTTAGTATAAATTAGTTCAGATGAAATTTCTGTTCTgtagccaaaaaataaataaaaaatacatattgagatttatttactaaaaaaattaaGATTGTTGACTCAGAAAACTTAAGGTTTACTAAACCAGGTGAAAGCTGCATTTATTCCCATCAACCAATTGTGCTACCAAAAATCCTACTTTTCTTATTTCTCTtggacatgattgggtattcaaagtgaacatagTTCCACCGTATTTACTAACAGACGTTATACAAAGCAAAGATTCACTTAGCTAAGCGAACAGCCTCTAATCCTTTATTAAATAGGTCATGTTGCCTTTTCAGGCatacagtgtatatactgtataatgtgcaTTTtcattcatagaaaaaaaaaaaaaatatatatatatatatatatatatatatatatatatatatatgaaatataatttttatatatatatatatacacactgtattgtctaatgtattgggacacctgcctttacacacacatgaactttaatggcatcccagtcttagtccgtaagattcaatattgagttggcccaccctttgcagctacaacagcttcaactcttctgggaaggctgtccacaaggtttaggagtgtgtctatgggaatgtttgaccattcttccagaagtgcatttgtgaggtcaggcactgatgtggacgaaatggcctggctcccagtctccgctctaattcatcccaaaggtgttctatcgggttgaggtcagcactctgttcagaccagtcaagttcttccaccccaaactcgctcatccatgtctatatggaccttgctttgtgcgctggtgagcagtcatgttggaacaggaaggggtcatccccaaactgttcccacaaagttgggagcatgaaattgtccaaaacgtcttggtatgcttacgccttaagagttcccttcactggaactaaggggccaaacccaacccctaaaaaacaaccccacaccataatcccccctccaccaaatgatttggaccagtgcataaagcaaggtccataaagacatggatgagcgagtttggggtggggaaacttgactgacctgcacagagtcctgacttcaaccccatagaacacctttgggataaattatagcggagactgagagcaaggccttctcatccaacatcagtgcctgatctcacaaatgcgcttctggaagaatggtcaaacattcccatagacacactcctaaaccttgtgcacagccttcccagaagagttgaagctcttactCCAGTGTGCACGGCAATAGCTAATATGTGTGGCACAATCATACTGTTCATATGCAGGCTGACACCACGTGAGCTCTTACGTTCAGACACGTGTGTTTGTTGAGGCAGGGAGCTCTAAAAAAAGTTTTTGGGGGATagcttttattgattttattttaacttaattttcttttacttttttcttttcataGGGGGGCTTATTAGCCTCCTATGTCAGATGGCATGTAGTCTTTAAGGAGGCATCTGTTAGACCCCTAATGTCACCCCTCCACTCTAATGAAATGAATTAAGCACAGATTGTGCTTTGTTGGCTTCTTTCCTGACCACAGCAGCTGGGGGAATCACAGTGCTGAAATCAGAAGTGACCAAATGCTCATCGCTTCTAGTTTTAACTTTTGCAGGGATGATAAGCGAACGATGATCACCCTCCTCAATGACACCTGCTATGGCCATCCCAGATTCCCAAAAGGGACAGCAGAGCTTGAAATACATGATGAGGAGGTCAGGTGGAAGGGAGGGGGCGGCCTGTTATGGCACCCATGGAAGTGAACTGGCTGACTTTCCTTCTCTGacattttcttttgtttgtgttgGATAAAGaatggaaggattagaacctctgtcaggtttatcATTGTTGTATGTGTCCTCCACTAGGGATTTACtgtctctatttgttctggtgaccattgtcactgggattGGGCATCTACAATTTAGAATTACCCCTGAAAAAAGCATAAAGGGGAAGTCTTCCAATAAGGAAATTTGTCCTGATGATAACTGCCTCGGTGAGAAATTATTTTACTGTGACAgcctcacccgggacagaggcttttggaggggactgaatgctagcctcttgcctatggactatgggccctggcatttgcgggagctacaagcatttaggaagatattctgttatgtaatgcaaaaggacattattaaggaggccatgatggtctcagcatgcttgggactcagtggaccgatgtatgtgaaaggaatgctgattaatgagatctggaaagcacAGGTCTTTCatccaatagtttattgtgctcattaacacacctttgtctcctagcaaactattggggatgtgtttatacttatgtgtattgtaagctgagtgaggagacggcaagtctaccctgaaaggtcatatctctgagtcaccaagtctgggtaaatgattagtaaactagctcatgttaattaggtttctggttacaggtgtatttttagagtaatatgagcaggaggggggaacctcctcttcaactgtatataagactgtattcttgttctaataaacagtccatgttcagcaaccaaatgagtattgtcttgtttgttgttATCAGCGGTCTGGGAGGAAGCGGTATTTGACGAAAGCACACAAGCGGAGCGTGGGACGTTTTGTCACACTTACCATCTAGAATGGTGATGGGCTTGGGCTCGGTCCAAACCCAAGTTCATGCAAACCTGCGGGAGATTGCCTGCACCACAGCGGACAACATACTCAAAGTGATGGGGATACTCATGACATCAATGACCTATTATgggcacatggccatattaggtcaatgttatCACAAGCCTCCCGTCCCTTTGTATACATGCCTATACATCTCCTGCCTGTAGTTCATTGGTTCAGCAATGGCCACTAACTTCAGACagaacccaagctcatccttactccagacctaatatcacttcctgttgtatttTAAGATAGGAATTGAAGGAAAAACTCCCCAAAGggacagcaacaacaaaaaaaaaatgaattttaaccATTCTCTAAGTTTTGGGGTTTTTTGCAAAGTTTTGCTAGAATTGGATTGGAGTATAAAACAGTGGAAGGTTTATTGAAACATTAGTTGCTTAATGTGGTTGCATCCTTCTCGCAGCCCTTACCCTATTGTCTAGTTTCCCTTTTATCATATACTATTTTATGTTACAGGTGTAGGCTACCAGCATAGTTCTCCAATGGAAAATACTACTTTTCTCTCTGCCAACCTTACCGATATGTCCTTGCTCAAAACTGCTGGCATTGTAAACATGACCTGCTTTATCATCTTAGTACTGAGTCATTGCATCTTCTTCTATTTTGTTGTGGTCATACTTTACGCTTTCTTCACGACTGCTTATATTAAGGAGAAGGCTCGCTATGTCCTCTTCATCCATATGATTCTTAACGATACCCTTTATCTCATAGTGGTCTTTGCCCTTTATATAGCTTACATGTATTATGTTTACATCCCAGCCTCGATCTGCTACATTATGCTAACGATAAGCACATCGACTTTCCGCGTCACTCCCTACAATCTAAGTGTCATGTCTTTGGAACGCTATGTGGCAGTGTGCTTTCCGCTGAGACACACCCAGCTGTGCTCTCCAAAGAGCTCCACCATCACCCTTGCTTGTATTTGGGCAGTAGCATTGATATTTAACCTGGCAGACATTGTTGTCCTGGGCTCCAAGGTTGAGAAGAACTTCTTCTCTCTGTCTGTGATTTGTAGCCGAGAGTCAATGACGGGGACTCGGGAACAAGGCATCATCACACTCTGTAGCATCACCATTAGTTTTTCTGCTGTGGGACTCATCATCATCTACACTTATATACAGGTGGTGCTGGTTGCTCGAAAGGTCGGCTCTGACAAGTCATCGGCTTTCAAGGCTGGAAAGACGATCATGCTTCATGCATTTCAGCTGATGTTATGTATGATGTCCTTCAGCTCTTTTGTCACCGAAACCTACCTGTATAAATATCAAGTCTTTATGAATATTATTAATTATCTGCTCTTCATGTGTCTTCCCCGGCTTCTAAGCCCATTAA
This window contains:
- the LOC141129753 gene encoding odorant receptor 131-2-like encodes the protein MENTTFLSANLTDMSLLKTAGIVNMTCFIILVLSHCIFFYFVVVILYAFFTTAYIKEKARYVLFIHMILNDTLYLIVVFALYIAYMYYVYIPASICYIMLTISTSTFRVTPYNLSVMSLERYVAVCFPLRHTQLCSPKSSTITLACIWAVALIFNLADIVVLGSKVEKNFFSLSVICSRESMTGTREQGIITLCSITISFSAVGLIIIYTYIQVVLVARKVGSDKSSAFKAGKTIMLHAFQLMLCMMSFSSFVTETYLYKYQVFMNIINYLLFMCLPRLLSPLIYGLRDETFRKYMMTFRSAVPSIEEAYK